A genomic segment from Actinomadura hallensis encodes:
- a CDS encoding DUF6928 family protein, which yields MAWSVALACASAGEPTEVFRPGLVPDPDAAAALARGLYPADTLTETGETVLDFALWPYEDELFVGAFERALLLCDRRLFRLDDDARRIADTAAAALPGSHCGVLVLHTVIRGCWFRWYESGRLLREVFVTAEDGVVVDLGERLPAERPFWRAIDAGAPDVPLPFDPEEFGLALAEAHMFGRGIADRGKDGFLPLELPLRRFKHA from the coding sequence ATGGCTTGGTCGGTCGCGCTGGCGTGCGCGAGCGCGGGTGAACCCACCGAGGTGTTCCGGCCGGGCCTGGTGCCCGATCCGGACGCCGCCGCGGCGCTCGCGCGCGGCCTCTACCCGGCCGACACCCTGACCGAGACCGGCGAGACGGTCCTCGACTTCGCGCTGTGGCCCTACGAGGACGAGCTGTTCGTCGGGGCGTTCGAGCGGGCGCTGCTGCTGTGCGACCGGCGGCTGTTCCGCCTCGACGACGACGCCCGCCGGATCGCCGACACCGCCGCGGCCGCGCTGCCGGGGTCGCACTGCGGCGTCCTCGTGCTGCACACCGTCATCCGCGGCTGCTGGTTCCGCTGGTACGAGTCGGGGCGGCTGCTGCGGGAGGTGTTCGTCACCGCCGAGGACGGCGTCGTCGTCGACCTCGGCGAGCGGCTCCCCGCGGAGCGGCCGTTCTGGCGCGCCATCGACGCGGGCGCGCCCGACGTCCCGCTGCCGTTCGACCCGGAGGAGTTCGGCCTCGCGCTCGCCGAGGCGCACATGTTCGGGCGCGGCATCGCCGACCGCGGCAAGGACGGGTTCCTGCCGCTGGAGCTTCCCCTGCGCCGCTTCAAGCACGCCTGA
- the pdxT gene encoding pyridoxal 5'-phosphate synthase glutaminase subunit PdxT has translation MTAVPTIGVLALQGDVREHARALEAAGARTLGVRRPEELERVDGLVLPGGESTAMWRLARAFELLEPLRKRIEAGMPAYGSCAGMIMLADRIVDGAEGQETIGGIDMTVRRNAFGRQVDSFETGVRLTGMGDTPYHAVFIRAPWVEAVGSGVEVLGRAGGGPNAGRIVAVRQGRLMATAFHPELTGDFRVHHYFADLVRRAAEEAG, from the coding sequence GTGACCGCTGTGCCGACGATCGGCGTCCTCGCGCTGCAGGGCGACGTGCGCGAGCACGCCCGCGCCTTGGAGGCCGCCGGGGCGCGCACCCTGGGCGTGCGCCGCCCCGAGGAGCTGGAGCGCGTCGACGGCCTCGTGCTGCCCGGCGGCGAGTCCACCGCCATGTGGCGGCTGGCGCGCGCGTTCGAGCTGCTGGAGCCGCTGCGCAAGCGGATCGAGGCGGGCATGCCCGCCTACGGCTCCTGCGCCGGCATGATCATGCTGGCGGACCGCATCGTGGACGGCGCCGAGGGCCAGGAGACGATCGGCGGGATCGACATGACCGTCCGGCGCAACGCCTTCGGCCGGCAGGTCGACTCCTTCGAGACCGGCGTCCGGCTGACCGGCATGGGGGACACGCCGTACCACGCCGTTTTCATCCGCGCACCCTGGGTGGAGGCCGTCGGGAGCGGCGTCGAGGTCCTCGGACGCGCGGGCGGCGGCCCGAACGCCGGTAGGATCGTCGCCGTCCGTCAGGGGCGCCTCATGGCGACCGCGTTCCATCCGGAGTTGACAGGCGATTTCCGCGTGCACCACTACTTCGCCGACCTGGTGCGCCGAGCTGCAGAGGAGGCAGGATAG
- a CDS encoding YebC/PmpR family DNA-binding transcriptional regulator: MAGHSKWATTKHKKAALDAKRGKLFAKLVKNIEVAARSGGGDPDANPTLYDAIYKAKKNSVPNDNIERARKRGAGEEAGGSDWETITYEGYAPGGVAVLIECLTDNRNRAASEVRVALTRNGGSLADPGSVSYMFNRKGVVTVPKEGTTEEDVMLAVLDAGAEEVNDLGDTFEVVSEASDLVAVRTALVDAGIDYESAESKFLPTVTVPLDEETAKKVFRLLDALEDSDDVQDVYANFDVSDEVLATLD; the protein is encoded by the coding sequence ATGGCCGGCCATTCCAAGTGGGCGACGACCAAGCACAAGAAGGCCGCCCTCGACGCCAAGCGGGGCAAGCTCTTCGCCAAGCTGGTCAAGAACATCGAGGTCGCGGCACGCTCCGGCGGAGGGGACCCCGACGCCAACCCCACCCTCTACGACGCCATCTACAAGGCGAAGAAGAACTCCGTCCCCAACGACAACATCGAGCGCGCCCGCAAGCGGGGCGCCGGTGAAGAGGCGGGCGGCTCCGACTGGGAGACCATCACCTACGAGGGCTACGCGCCCGGCGGGGTGGCCGTGCTGATCGAGTGCCTCACCGACAACCGCAACCGGGCCGCGTCCGAGGTCCGCGTCGCGCTCACCCGCAACGGCGGCTCCCTCGCCGACCCGGGCTCGGTGTCCTACATGTTCAACCGCAAGGGCGTCGTGACCGTCCCCAAGGAGGGCACCACCGAGGAGGACGTGATGCTCGCCGTGCTGGACGCCGGCGCCGAGGAGGTCAACGACCTCGGCGACACGTTCGAGGTCGTCAGCGAGGCGAGCGACCTGGTCGCGGTCCGCACCGCGCTGGTGGACGCCGGGATCGACTACGAGTCGGCCGAGAGCAAGTTCCTGCCGACCGTCACCGTCCCCCTCGACGAGGAGACCGCCAAGAAGGTGTTCCGCCTCCTGGACGCCCTGGAGGACTCGGACGACGTCCAGGACGTCTACGCCAACTTCGACGTCTCCGACGAGGTCCTGGCCACCCTGGACTGA
- a CDS encoding GNAT family N-acetyltransferase gives MEIRPLGAADRDAVRDIGARAFGPVPDEEWERRGETARPTWEAGRWFGGFDGGRIVAAGALHDITQWWHGRGVSAAGVGGVAVAPEERGRGLGRRLTADLLRRCAEFGHPLAVLYPATTPLYRSLGWEHAGAQHHVELRTEALRTIAAEPAPVRRAGPGDAAEAAAVVGAVHAAARDSGPVGWEPARWRGMLGGRDDYAYLAEDGFLSYRWAEDGSRLEVTRLVASSERTLRALWSLVGSGSSTAETVRACVSPLDPVLWLTRERGPYALHRTPWMLRVVDAPAAIAARGYPAGAAAEAELSIDDPQLPANSGHWRLTVRNGEGRLEPSRESARALRLGPRGIAALYAGVPAATLYRSGLLHGADPEALRDAEALSAAFAATPFSLDYF, from the coding sequence ATGGAGATCCGGCCGCTCGGCGCTGCCGACAGGGACGCCGTCCGCGACATCGGGGCACGCGCCTTCGGGCCGGTGCCCGACGAGGAATGGGAGCGGCGCGGCGAGACCGCCCGCCCGACCTGGGAGGCCGGGCGCTGGTTCGGCGGGTTCGACGGCGGCCGGATCGTCGCCGCCGGGGCGCTGCACGACATCACGCAGTGGTGGCACGGCCGCGGCGTGTCCGCGGCCGGCGTCGGCGGCGTCGCCGTCGCCCCGGAGGAGCGGGGCCGCGGCCTCGGCCGCCGGCTGACGGCCGACCTGCTGCGGCGCTGCGCCGAGTTCGGCCACCCCCTGGCCGTGCTCTATCCGGCGACCACGCCGCTGTACCGCTCCCTCGGCTGGGAGCACGCGGGCGCCCAGCACCACGTCGAGCTGCGGACCGAGGCGCTGCGCACGATCGCCGCCGAGCCGGCGCCCGTGCGCCGGGCCGGGCCGGGGGACGCCGCGGAGGCGGCCGCCGTCGTCGGCGCCGTCCACGCCGCGGCGCGCGACAGCGGGCCCGTCGGCTGGGAACCGGCGCGATGGCGCGGCATGCTCGGAGGGCGCGACGACTACGCCTACCTCGCCGAGGACGGGTTCCTGTCCTACCGCTGGGCGGAGGACGGCTCCCGCCTCGAGGTGACCCGGCTGGTCGCGTCCTCCGAGCGGACGCTCCGGGCGCTGTGGTCCCTCGTCGGGTCCGGCTCGTCCACGGCCGAGACGGTGCGCGCGTGCGTGTCACCGCTGGACCCGGTGCTGTGGCTGACGCGCGAGCGCGGACCGTACGCGCTTCACCGGACCCCGTGGATGCTCCGGGTGGTGGACGCCCCGGCGGCGATCGCCGCGCGCGGTTACCCCGCCGGGGCGGCCGCCGAGGCGGAGCTGTCGATCGACGACCCGCAACTCCCCGCGAACTCGGGCCACTGGCGGCTGACGGTCCGGAACGGCGAGGGACGGCTGGAGCCGTCCCGCGAGAGTGCGCGCGCCCTGCGGCTCGGGCCGCGCGGGATCGCCGCCCTGTACGCGGGCGTGCCGGCCGCCACGCTGTACCGCTCCGGCCTGCTCCACGGCGCGGACCCGGAGGCGCTGCGCGACGCGGAGGCGCTGTCCGCCGCGTTCGCGGCCACGCCGTTCTCCCTCGACTACTTCTGA
- the ruvC gene encoding crossover junction endodeoxyribonuclease RuvC — protein MRVMGVDPGLTRCGVGVVEGAPGRRLHLVHVSVVRTDPDDDVALRLLGIETGIEALVDELRPDAVAVERVFSQHNVRTVMGTAQAAGVAMLVAARRGLPVALHTPSEAKAAVTGSGRADKAQVTRMVTRLLSLDEAPRPADAADALALAICHVWRGGARQRLAAAQRSRIEEAARVERARLAARSRGGTVK, from the coding sequence GTGCGGGTGATGGGGGTGGACCCCGGGCTCACCCGGTGCGGGGTGGGAGTCGTCGAGGGCGCCCCGGGCAGGCGGCTCCACCTGGTGCACGTGTCGGTCGTGCGCACCGACCCGGACGACGACGTCGCGCTGCGCCTGCTGGGGATCGAGACCGGCATCGAGGCGCTGGTGGACGAGCTCCGCCCCGACGCCGTCGCCGTCGAGCGCGTGTTCTCGCAGCACAACGTCCGCACCGTGATGGGGACCGCGCAGGCCGCCGGCGTCGCGATGCTGGTCGCCGCGCGCCGCGGGCTGCCCGTCGCGCTGCACACCCCGAGCGAGGCCAAGGCCGCCGTCACCGGCAGCGGCCGGGCCGACAAGGCGCAGGTGACCAGGATGGTGACCCGGCTGCTGTCCCTCGACGAGGCCCCCCGGCCCGCGGACGCGGCCGACGCCCTCGCGCTCGCCATCTGCCACGTGTGGCGCGGCGGGGCGCGGCAGCGGCTCGCCGCGGCGCAGCGGTCGCGGATCGAGGAGGCGGCCAGGGTCGAACGCGCACGGCTCGCCGCCCGGAGCAGAGGAGGAACCGTCAAGTGA
- the ruvA gene encoding Holliday junction branch migration protein RuvA, producing MIAFVSGRVAAAGPDGAVIDVHGVGLAVRCTPATLAGLRVGEEATVPTSLVVREDSLTLFGFADDDERTVFELLQTASGVGPRLALAMLAVHTPDALRRAVASEDVAALTKVPGIGKKGAQRIVLELKDRLGAPVGDGAAGVRAPARAEPWREQVQMGLINLGWSAKDADAAVDAVAADLDGAETPPVATLLKSALKKLSKH from the coding sequence GTGATCGCCTTCGTCAGCGGCCGGGTGGCCGCCGCCGGGCCCGACGGCGCGGTGATCGACGTCCACGGCGTCGGCCTCGCGGTGCGGTGCACGCCCGCCACCCTGGCCGGGCTGCGGGTCGGCGAGGAGGCGACGGTGCCGACCTCGCTCGTCGTCCGCGAGGACTCGCTCACCCTGTTCGGGTTCGCCGACGACGACGAGCGCACGGTCTTCGAGCTGCTGCAGACGGCGAGCGGCGTCGGGCCGCGGCTCGCGCTGGCGATGCTCGCCGTCCACACGCCGGACGCGCTGCGGCGCGCCGTGGCGAGCGAGGACGTGGCCGCGCTCACCAAGGTGCCCGGCATCGGCAAGAAGGGCGCGCAGCGCATCGTCCTGGAGCTCAAGGACCGCCTCGGCGCCCCGGTCGGGGACGGCGCGGCCGGCGTCCGGGCGCCCGCCCGCGCCGAGCCGTGGCGCGAGCAGGTCCAGATGGGTCTGATCAATCTCGGCTGGTCCGCCAAGGACGCCGACGCCGCGGTGGACGCGGTCGCCGCCGACCTCGACGGAGCCGAGACCCCGCCGGTGGCGACGCTGCTGAAGTCCGCGCTGAAGAAGCTGAGCAAGCATTGA
- the ruvB gene encoding Holliday junction branch migration DNA helicase RuvB yields the protein MSEHERIVSADADGAEEQRIEAALRPRKLDDFIGQERVREQLSLVLQSALRRGRTPDHVLLSGGPGLGKTTLAMIIAAELGQPLRISSGPAIERAGDLAAVLSTLSEGEVLFLDEIHRLARPAEEMLYMAMEDFRVDVVVGKGPGATAIPLDIAPFTLVGATTRAGMLPGPLRDRFGFVAHMDFYDPSELEIIVRRSARLLDVEIGDDAAAEIAGRSRGTPRIANRLLRRVRDYAEVRGDGTITRESARAALALYEVDERGLDRLDRAVLESLMRKFGGGPVGLSTLAVSVGEEPETVEVVAEPFLVRQGLLARTPRGRVATAAAWAHLGLPQPPTAPMAGTLFDVDGDAGPAGE from the coding sequence ATGAGTGAGCACGAGAGGATCGTTTCGGCGGACGCGGACGGGGCCGAGGAGCAGCGGATCGAGGCGGCGCTGCGGCCCCGGAAGCTCGACGACTTCATCGGGCAGGAGCGGGTGCGCGAGCAGCTGTCGCTGGTGCTGCAGAGCGCGCTGCGGCGCGGCCGGACGCCGGACCACGTGCTGCTGTCGGGCGGGCCGGGGCTCGGCAAGACCACCCTCGCCATGATCATCGCTGCGGAGCTGGGGCAGCCGCTGCGGATCTCCTCCGGGCCGGCCATCGAGCGGGCGGGAGACCTGGCGGCCGTGCTGTCCACGCTCTCCGAGGGCGAGGTGCTGTTCCTCGACGAGATCCACCGGCTGGCGCGGCCCGCCGAGGAGATGCTCTACATGGCGATGGAGGACTTCCGCGTCGACGTCGTGGTCGGCAAGGGGCCGGGCGCCACCGCGATCCCCCTGGACATCGCGCCGTTCACGCTGGTCGGCGCGACCACCCGCGCGGGGATGCTGCCGGGGCCGCTGCGCGACCGGTTCGGGTTCGTCGCGCACATGGACTTCTACGACCCGTCCGAGCTGGAGATCATCGTCCGGCGGTCGGCGAGGCTGCTGGACGTGGAGATCGGCGACGACGCCGCCGCCGAGATCGCCGGGCGGTCCCGGGGCACGCCCCGCATCGCCAACCGGCTGCTGCGCCGCGTCCGCGACTACGCCGAGGTGCGCGGCGACGGGACCATCACCCGGGAATCGGCGCGGGCGGCCCTCGCGTTGTACGAGGTGGACGAACGGGGCCTGGACCGGCTCGACCGGGCGGTCCTGGAATCGCTGATGCGCAAGTTCGGCGGCGGTCCCGTGGGGCTGTCGACGCTGGCCGTGTCGGTGGGGGAGGAGCCGGAGACCGTGGAGGTCGTGGCGGAGCCCTTCCTGGTCCGGCAGGGCCTGCTGGCGAGGACGCCGCGCGGGCGGGTCGCCACGGCGGCCGCTTGGGCGCACCTGGGCCTGCCCCAGCCGCCGACGGCGCCGATGGCGGGGACGCTGTTCGACGTCGACGGCGACGCCGGTCCGGCGGGCGAGTGA
- the yajC gene encoding preprotein translocase subunit YajC, with the protein MGGDMIIAAQSGGSGAFNLLLLLAIPLVFYFLLIRPQSKRRKEQLQMQNAIEPGVQVLTTSGIRATVVDVDDDGVVLEIADGVEVRFVKQAVMQIIKDEEAEDLDDDNEEDEDGDDDRVDLAKSDDAEDEGAEDEDGKADETAEADEPESEPKGRSKVKATGKSGA; encoded by the coding sequence ATGGGCGGCGACATGATCATCGCGGCGCAGTCGGGCGGAAGCGGGGCCTTCAACCTGCTCCTGCTCCTCGCCATTCCCCTGGTCTTCTACTTCCTGCTCATCCGGCCGCAGAGCAAGCGGCGCAAGGAGCAGCTGCAGATGCAGAACGCCATCGAGCCGGGGGTGCAGGTCCTGACGACGAGCGGCATCCGCGCCACCGTCGTGGACGTGGACGACGACGGCGTCGTTCTCGAGATCGCCGACGGCGTCGAGGTTCGCTTCGTCAAGCAGGCCGTCATGCAGATCATCAAGGACGAAGAGGCCGAGGACCTCGACGACGACAACGAGGAGGACGAGGACGGCGACGACGACCGCGTCGACCTCGCCAAGAGCGACGACGCCGAGGACGAGGGCGCCGAGGACGAGGACGGCAAGGCGGACGAGACCGCCGAGGCCGACGAGCCCGAGTCCGAGCCCAAGGGGCGGTCGAAGGTCAAGGCGACGGGCAAGTCCGGCGCCTGA
- a CDS encoding adenine phosphoribosyltransferase has translation MVDLGKLIRERIRDVDDYPKPGVVFKDITPLLADHVAFAGVVDAIVNYHGRGTIDKIVGIEARGFIIAAPVAYHFGAGFVPVRKKGKLPSQTREETYDLEYGTETIEIHSDAVEPGDRVLIVDDVLATGGTAGAAADLVRRGGAEVVGLSVLLELSFLRGRDRLRNLDVHSLVTV, from the coding sequence ATGGTTGACCTCGGGAAGCTGATCCGGGAGCGGATCCGCGACGTGGACGACTACCCCAAGCCCGGGGTGGTCTTCAAGGACATCACCCCCCTGCTGGCCGACCACGTGGCGTTCGCGGGAGTGGTGGACGCCATCGTCAACTACCACGGCCGCGGCACCATCGACAAGATCGTGGGAATCGAGGCCCGCGGGTTCATCATCGCCGCGCCCGTCGCCTACCACTTCGGCGCGGGATTCGTCCCGGTGCGCAAAAAAGGGAAACTGCCGTCGCAGACGCGTGAGGAGACCTACGATCTCGAGTACGGGACCGAGACGATCGAGATCCACTCCGATGCCGTCGAGCCCGGCGACCGCGTGCTGATCGTCGACGACGTGCTGGCCACGGGCGGGACGGCCGGCGCGGCCGCCGACCTCGTCCGCCGCGGCGGAGCCGAGGTGGTCGGCCTGTCGGTGCTGCTGGAACTGTCGTTCCTGCGGGGGCGTGACAGGCTGCGGAATTTGGACGTCCATTCGTTGGTTACGGTCTAG
- a CDS encoding RelA/SpoT family protein has protein sequence MNPVLEPLIKTVRNTHPKADLRLIERAYDVAAHHHRHQKRKSGDPYITHPLAVATILAELGMNTETLCAALLHDTVEDTPYTLEELRADFGDEIAALVDGVTKLDKVKYGEAAEAETVRKMVVAMSRDIRVLVIKLGDRLHNMRTLRYMPRHKQEKKARETLEVFAPLAHRLGMNTLKWELEDLAFATMYPKRFDEIARLVSERAPRRDVYLQEVIEFVSADLRDARIKATVTGRPKHYYSIYQKMIARDVSFDDIYDLVGIRVLVDTVRDCYAALGTIHARWNPVPGRFKDYIAMPKFNMYQSLHTTVIGPGGKPVELQIRTWGMHRRAEYGVAAHWKYKEETVGGRKAGDMQWLRQLLDWQKETADPAEFLESLRFDLSVSEVFVFTPKGDVIALPQGATPVDFAYAIHTEVGHRCIGARVNGRLVPLESTLDNGDTVEVFTSKSPDAGPSRDWLGFVKSARARNKIKHWFSKERRDTAIESGKEAIARAMRKQNMPLQRMMSGEALLALARDMRYPDVSSLYAAVGESQVSAQHVVQRLVDALGGVESAEEDLAELALPTRGKRARPAGDPGVVVADDPDVWVRLSRCCTPVPGDEIVGFVTRGHGVSVHRTDCANVANLKSQPDRLIDVKWSPGEDSVFLVAIQVEALDRPRLLSDVTRVLSDQHVNILSASVTTTRDRVAVSRFTFEMGDPKHLGHVLKAVRSIDGVYDVYRTTSAAPR, from the coding sequence ATGAACCCGGTACTCGAACCACTGATCAAGACGGTCCGCAACACCCACCCCAAGGCGGACCTGCGGCTCATCGAGCGCGCCTACGACGTCGCCGCCCACCACCACCGCCACCAGAAGCGCAAGAGCGGCGACCCGTACATCACGCATCCGCTCGCCGTCGCCACCATCCTCGCCGAGCTCGGCATGAACACCGAGACGCTGTGCGCGGCGCTGCTGCACGACACCGTCGAGGACACCCCCTACACGCTCGAGGAGCTGCGCGCCGACTTCGGCGACGAGATCGCCGCCCTGGTCGACGGCGTCACCAAGCTCGACAAGGTCAAGTACGGGGAGGCCGCCGAGGCCGAGACCGTCCGCAAGATGGTCGTGGCGATGTCCCGCGACATCCGCGTGCTGGTGATCAAGCTCGGCGACCGGCTGCACAACATGCGCACGCTGCGCTACATGCCGCGGCACAAGCAGGAGAAGAAGGCCCGCGAGACCCTGGAGGTGTTCGCGCCGCTCGCGCACCGCCTCGGGATGAACACGCTGAAGTGGGAGCTGGAGGACCTCGCGTTCGCCACGATGTACCCCAAGCGGTTCGACGAGATCGCGCGCCTGGTGTCGGAGCGGGCCCCCCGCCGCGACGTCTACCTGCAGGAGGTCATCGAGTTCGTCTCCGCCGACCTGCGCGACGCCCGAATCAAGGCGACCGTCACCGGCCGGCCGAAGCACTACTACTCGATCTACCAGAAGATGATCGCGCGGGACGTCAGCTTCGACGACATCTACGACCTGGTCGGCATCCGGGTCCTCGTCGACACCGTCCGCGACTGCTACGCCGCCCTCGGCACGATCCACGCGCGGTGGAATCCGGTCCCCGGCCGGTTCAAGGACTACATCGCGATGCCGAAGTTCAACATGTACCAGTCGCTGCACACGACGGTGATCGGGCCCGGGGGCAAGCCCGTCGAGCTGCAGATCCGCACCTGGGGCATGCACCGGCGCGCGGAGTACGGCGTCGCCGCGCACTGGAAGTACAAGGAGGAGACGGTCGGGGGCCGCAAGGCCGGCGACATGCAGTGGCTCCGCCAGCTCCTCGACTGGCAGAAGGAGACCGCGGACCCGGCCGAGTTCCTGGAGTCGCTGCGGTTCGACCTGTCGGTCTCCGAGGTGTTCGTGTTCACCCCGAAGGGCGACGTGATCGCGCTGCCGCAGGGCGCGACGCCCGTCGACTTCGCGTACGCCATCCACACCGAGGTCGGGCACCGATGTATCGGCGCCCGTGTCAACGGGCGTCTCGTCCCCCTCGAATCGACCCTCGACAACGGCGACACCGTCGAGGTGTTCACCTCCAAGTCGCCGGACGCGGGCCCCAGCCGGGACTGGCTCGGCTTCGTCAAGAGCGCCCGCGCCCGCAACAAGATCAAGCACTGGTTCTCCAAGGAGCGCCGCGACACCGCGATCGAGTCCGGCAAGGAGGCCATCGCCCGCGCGATGCGCAAGCAGAACATGCCGCTGCAGCGCATGATGTCGGGTGAGGCGCTGCTCGCCCTCGCCCGCGACATGCGCTACCCGGACGTGTCGTCGCTGTACGCGGCGGTGGGCGAGAGCCAGGTGTCGGCGCAGCACGTCGTCCAGCGCCTCGTGGACGCCCTCGGCGGGGTGGAGAGCGCCGAGGAGGACCTCGCGGAACTCGCGCTGCCGACGCGCGGCAAGCGGGCCCGGCCCGCGGGCGACCCGGGCGTCGTCGTCGCGGACGACCCCGACGTGTGGGTGCGGCTGTCGCGCTGCTGCACCCCGGTGCCGGGCGACGAGATCGTCGGGTTCGTGACCCGCGGGCACGGCGTGTCCGTCCACCGCACCGACTGCGCCAACGTCGCCAACCTGAAGTCGCAGCCCGACCGCCTGATCGACGTGAAGTGGTCCCCGGGCGAGGACTCGGTCTTCCTGGTAGCGATCCAGGTCGAGGCGCTCGACCGCCCCCGGCTGCTGTCGGACGTGACCCGGGTGCTGTCCGACCAGCACGTCAACATCCTGTCGGCGTCGGTCACCACGACCCGCGACCGCGTCGCCGTCAGCCGCTTCACGTTCGAGATGGGCGACCCGAAGCACCTCGGGCACGTGTTGAAGGCCGTCCGCTCCATCGACGGCGTGTACGACGTGTACCGGACGACGAGCGCCGCCCCGCGCTGA
- the aspS gene encoding aspartate--tRNA ligase gives MIRTHEAGTLRREHAGQQVTLAGWVGRRRDHGGVTFIDLRDASGTAQVVFREEDTAHDLRSEFCVKITGEVRVRPEGNENPELPTGEVEVAATDIEVLSEAAPLPFPIEGDVNVNEEIRLKYRYLDMRRDTVARAMRIRSEASFLVHEVMREHGFVNVETPTLTRSTPEGARDFLVPVRLRPGHWYALPQSPQLFKQLLMVGGLERYYQLARCYRDEDFRADRQPEFTQIDIEMSFAEQDDIIRISEDLVARLWKEIAGYEVPRPIPHITYADAMARYGSDKPDLRFGQELTDLTEYFAGTSFRVFQAPYVGAVVMPGGASQTRRELDGWQDWARARGARGLAYVLVQEDGTLGGPVAKNLSDAEKEGLAARVGAAPGDAIFFGAGKRHATQELLGAARLEIGRRTGLIDESAWKFVWVVDAPIFEPLEDEKGEQIGWTAVHHPFTAPKPEYAATFQDDPGGALASAYDLVLNGTEIGGGSLRIHRAEMQQRVFEVLGMSKEDAEAKFGFLLEAFKFGPPPHGGIAFGWDRMVMLLARQDSIRDVIAFPKAASGYDPLTAAPTPITPQQRAEAGVDADPDKARRDAEAGAEQAQPAGS, from the coding sequence ATGATCCGCACCCACGAGGCGGGCACGCTCCGCAGGGAGCACGCCGGGCAGCAGGTCACGCTGGCCGGCTGGGTCGGCCGCCGCCGCGACCACGGCGGCGTCACGTTCATCGACCTGCGGGACGCCTCGGGCACCGCGCAGGTGGTGTTCCGTGAGGAGGACACCGCGCACGACCTGCGCTCGGAGTTCTGCGTCAAGATCACCGGGGAGGTCCGGGTCCGGCCCGAGGGCAACGAGAACCCCGAGCTGCCGACCGGGGAGGTCGAGGTCGCCGCCACCGACATCGAGGTGCTGTCGGAGGCCGCGCCGCTGCCGTTCCCCATCGAGGGCGACGTCAACGTCAACGAGGAGATCCGGCTCAAGTACCGGTACCTCGACATGCGCCGCGACACCGTCGCGCGGGCGATGAGGATCCGCTCGGAGGCGTCGTTCCTGGTGCACGAGGTGATGCGCGAGCACGGCTTCGTCAACGTCGAGACCCCGACGCTGACCCGGTCGACGCCCGAGGGCGCCCGCGACTTCCTGGTCCCCGTCCGGCTGCGGCCGGGCCACTGGTACGCGCTGCCGCAGTCGCCGCAGCTGTTCAAGCAGCTGCTCATGGTGGGCGGGCTCGAGCGGTACTACCAGCTCGCCCGCTGCTACCGGGACGAGGACTTCCGCGCCGACCGGCAGCCGGAGTTCACCCAGATCGACATCGAGATGTCGTTCGCCGAGCAGGACGACATCATCCGGATCTCCGAGGACCTCGTCGCCCGGCTGTGGAAGGAGATCGCGGGGTACGAGGTGCCCCGGCCGATCCCCCACATCACCTACGCCGACGCGATGGCCCGGTACGGGTCCGACAAGCCCGACCTGCGGTTCGGACAGGAGCTGACCGACCTCACCGAGTACTTCGCGGGCACCTCGTTCCGGGTGTTCCAGGCCCCGTACGTCGGCGCGGTCGTCATGCCGGGCGGCGCGTCCCAGACCCGCCGGGAGCTGGACGGCTGGCAGGACTGGGCCAGGGCCCGCGGCGCGCGCGGCCTCGCCTACGTCCTCGTCCAGGAGGACGGGACGCTCGGCGGGCCCGTCGCGAAGAACCTCTCCGACGCCGAGAAGGAGGGCCTCGCCGCCCGGGTCGGCGCCGCCCCCGGCGACGCGATCTTCTTCGGCGCCGGCAAGCGGCACGCCACCCAGGAGCTGCTGGGCGCGGCGCGGCTGGAGATCGGCCGCCGCACCGGCCTCATCGACGAGTCGGCGTGGAAGTTCGTGTGGGTCGTCGACGCGCCGATCTTCGAGCCGCTCGAGGACGAGAAGGGCGAGCAGATCGGCTGGACGGCGGTGCACCACCCGTTCACCGCGCCGAAGCCCGAGTACGCCGCCACCTTCCAGGACGACCCGGGCGGCGCGCTCGCCAGCGCCTACGACCTCGTGCTGAACGGCACCGAGATCGGCGGCGGGTCGCTGCGCATCCACCGCGCGGAGATGCAGCAGCGGGTGTTCGAGGTGCTGGGCATGTCGAAGGAGGACGCGGAGGCGAAGTTCGGGTTCCTGCTGGAGGCGTTCAAGTTCGGGCCGCCGCCGCACGGCGGCATCGCGTTCGGCTGGGACCGGATGGTGATGCTCCTGGCCCGGCAGGACTCGATCCGCGACGTGATCGCCTTCCCGAAGGCCGCGTCCGGCTACGACCCGCTGACGGCGGCGCCGACCCCGATCACGCCGCAACAGCGCGCGGAGGCCGGCGTCGACGCCGACCCCGACAAGGCCCGCAGGGACGCGGAGGCGGGCGCCGAGCAGGCGCAGCCGGCCGGGAGCTGA